The stretch of DNA TCTAGGCCACTTTACACATTAAGCTCATGCGTCTACCCGTTCGCCGTTACCATCTGCCTGATGTACGCCGCCGGCGTAGCTACCGGCGCTTCATAGTGTTTCTGAAACGTCTGCGGTTTCATGACGGGCAAGCTTCCGTGTACGACGTAGTGGACCGTATGCTCCAGGAGATTAAGCTGGATGGCCTGACTAAACGGGCCAGCTATATGGCATTCAACTTCACGATTGCCATTTTTCCTACTATCATCTTCCTGTTTACGCTTATTCCTTACATCCATATTCCTAACCTGAACCTCGACATCCTGCAGTTTCTCTCCGATCTGATTCCGCAGGAAATGTATGTAGCCGTTTCTGGCACCATCGAAGATATTGTGAACATTCCGCACGGGGGGCTGCTGTCCTTCGGTTTTGCCACGGCGCTGGTCCTGAGCTCCAACGGTATCATGGCCTTGCTGGATGCCTTTGAGAAAAAGTACCCCTCTTTTAAGAAGCGCACGTATGTCCGCAAACGGGTTATAGCCACACTCCTTACTATCGTATTATCCTCAGTGCTGCTGTTCTCAGTGGCGGGTATTTTCTTCGGAACCTACATCATTGATGCGCTGGTATACCACGAAATAGTGTCGGAAGCCATGACCGATCAGCTTATCACGTTGCTACGTTATGGGTCAGTGGTAGGCCTGTTTCTGCTCACTACGTGCTTGGTATATTATTATGTGCCCCCAGTGCACGATAAATGGCCATTCATTTCGGCAGGGGCCGTGGTAGCTACACTGTTGATATTCCTGGTGTCGTTTCTGTTCATCCTGTACGTGAAGATTTTTGACAGTTACAATCACTTCTATGGCTCCATTGGTACACTAGTCGGCTTTATGGTGTGGCTCGACTTTGTGTGCATGACGTTGATTCTGGGGTTTGAAATCAATGTAAGCATTGATGCCGTAACCGGTAGACTACGGCTGGCTAAGTAGCTGACTATGAACAGGTGCCTCAAAAACCAGCAGGGGTCTTGTCAAATTTTATGAAAATTGTGGCCTAGAGGCTTGCACCAAGGAAATTGGGCTGCTACTTTTGCCATCCCAAACCACTCGTTTGGGACCC from Hymenobacter taeanensis encodes:
- a CDS encoding YihY/virulence factor BrkB family protein; this encodes MRLPVRRYHLPDVRRRRSYRRFIVFLKRLRFHDGQASVYDVVDRMLQEIKLDGLTKRASYMAFNFTIAIFPTIIFLFTLIPYIHIPNLNLDILQFLSDLIPQEMYVAVSGTIEDIVNIPHGGLLSFGFATALVLSSNGIMALLDAFEKKYPSFKKRTYVRKRVIATLLTIVLSSVLLFSVAGIFFGTYIIDALVYHEIVSEAMTDQLITLLRYGSVVGLFLLTTCLVYYYVPPVHDKWPFISAGAVVATLLIFLVSFLFILYVKIFDSYNHFYGSIGTLVGFMVWLDFVCMTLILGFEINVSIDAVTGRLRLAK